The proteins below come from a single Diadema setosum chromosome 21, eeDiaSeto1, whole genome shotgun sequence genomic window:
- the LOC140244915 gene encoding monocarboxylate transporter 12-like codes for MTSRSSPESDLVEENGGESIRTGERRRARDGGWAWVVVLGSMLIFVLRQGVSKCPGVFLPILCAEFDTGEAEVGTISSLFMTAGDFTGVGFGMSYVSSVAIIPQYFDKYYGIANGIAYSGSGLGIVIIPPLFQIFVDIYGWRGAFLLLGSLCLHSIVCAMLFRPVDKESAKNEEKTSRTWGRRRNRKNGPAASSSEGKYLLQEDDQGSATTPDSSGRISSMMRTIFSILGLSIFLDLSTVLILLAQFAGRFVFIGWLIFLIPHVIEKGFEPLDATFVASAGGISLMVLQFTHGFAIDKKWLTPNQLLMIMSTLMATALLLDPLCTTYGTLMAGSVVVGAGAGAFFPASVTTLHITVGPERFPNAVSWGFVFSGLGSLILGRLFEVTGNYNSSFLMLGGVQLLVVLLMTCNLLYISCRNRGGQQERS; via the exons ATGACGAGTCGAAGCTCCCCTGAAAGCGATCTCGTGGAGGAAAATGGTGGTGAGTCGATCAGGACGGGAGAGCGACGACGAGCTCGAGATGGCGGATGGGCTTGGGTCGTCGTCCTGGGATCCATGCTGATCTTCGTGCTTCGGCAAGGAGTGTCGAAATGCCCTGGCGTCTTCTTGCCCATACTCTGCGCGGAGTTCGACACCGGGGAGGCTGAGGTGGGAACCATAAGCTCGCTATTCATGACAGCTGGAGATTTCACAG GTGTAGGCTTTGGAATGTCCTACGTGTCATCGGTGGCCATCATTCCCCAGTATTTCGATAAGTACTACGGCATCGCCAACGGTATCGCATACAGCGGATCGGGTTTAGGCATAGTGATAATCCCGCCGCTCTTCCAGATTTTCGTCGATATCTACGGCTGGCGGGGAGCTTTCCTGCTACTCGGAAGTCTTTGCCTACATTCGATAGTCTGCGCGATGCTCTTTAGGCCTGTAGATAAAGAGAGCGCGAAAAACGAGGAGAAAACCTCGAGAACATGGGGAAGGCGGAGAAACAGAAAAAACGGGCCAGCGGCAAGTTCAAGTGAAGGAAAATATCTCCTTCAAGAGGACGACCAAGGAAGTGCTACTACGCCTGATTCTAGTGGAAGAATTTCAAGCATGATGAGAACAATTTTCTCCATCTTGGGACTATCCATCTTCTTGGACCTGTCTACAGTTCTCATCCTACTGGCTCAGTTCGCCGGACGGTTCGTCTTTATTGGCTGGCTCATCTTCCTAATCCCACACGTGATTGAGAAAGGCTTCGAACCCCTCGATGCCACTTTTGTGGCTTCGGCGGGTGGCATTTCCCTCATGGTCCTTCAGTTCACCCACGGCTTTGCCATCGACAAGAAATGGCTGACTCCAAATCAACTATTAATGATAATGTCCACACTAATGGCCACTGCGCTGCTTCTGGACCCGCTATGTACCACTTATGGAACGCTCATGGCTGGCTCAGTTGTGGTAGGTGCCGGGGCCGGGGCCTTCTTTCCAGCGAGTGTAACCACTCTACACATCACTGTTGGACCCGAGAGATTCCCCAACGCAGTGAGTTGGGGCTTCGTTTTCAGTGGTCTCGGCAG TCTCATTTTAGGACGCCTTTTCGAGGTTACTGGAAACTACAACTCCTCGTTTTTAATGCTCGGGGGCGTACAACTTCTTGTGGTATTGTTGATGACATGCAATCTTTTGTACATCAGCTGCCGAAACCGTGGAGGGCAGCAGGAACGCTCGTGA